Genomic window (Vibrio gallicus):
ATAGGAGAGATTAGTTGCAACAACCAAGTTAATACGTTGTTATTTTTCTTATAGTGTGCTGTTGGCAGTTATTGAAATTAGAAAACTCAATTAGCTCATGTTCAAGGGCAGAAAAAAAAGCATCATTGTGCTTGAGTTTGCTTTCAACAACCAAGTTTTTTACGATTAAACTAGCTGATGATTTATCAACCTTACAGTCTACTTGAGCTACGAGTCGACCATCCCACAGTATAGGTAAGCTAAAATAACCAAACCTTCGCTTACTTTCAGGAACGTAGCACTCTAATAAGTAATCAAAATTAAAAAGTGTCTGGGTGCGCTTTCTTTGTATAAGTAAATTGTCAAACGGCGATAGGATTTTTGCTTGTTTTCGATTTAGCCTACGCTGTAAAAGATTAATGTAATCTGGAAGTGAGAAATAGGTGCTTTGTTGAACCTTTACGATAACTATCTTTTGTTGTTGTACGAGCTCATTGAGGCGAGATTGAACCTCACTTTTAGTGTTTTTTAATAAGTAGGTGATCTGCGCTAATGTGCCAAGCCCATTCGCTTTTAAATAACGGATGATGAGAAAGTGGGCATACTCTTTTGGTGAGGGAATACGAGTGTCAATATTATCAGGTAACACCCTGTTAGTGATATCGTAGACTTTGTGGAATTTTTTGCGCTCGCGAATCATAAGATCGCCTTGCATATATAGACACTCCAACGCCTGTTTAGTCGGTTTACTCCCCCAAACGTGTTTCTGTTTTTGTTGTGATTCGAAATCTTTGGCCATTAGTGGTCCTTCATCTTCTATTCGTTGAAGGATCCTCGCCATTAGTTGTTCATCTTTTTTAAACCAGTGGTGCAGCTCTCCTGTCTTAATGGCAAGTTTTCTGGGAAGTGAGTAGCGATAATCCCGCATTGGTAAATAGGAAGCGGCATGGGACCAGTATTCGAAAATCTTGCGCTCAGCTAACAGGTTATCAAGTTGACTAGGGTGATAGTTTGAATTGCGACTCCATAATATATGATGGTGAGCGCGCTGAACTACCGATATAGTATCTATCTGTACATAGCCCAACTGTTCAAAGATATCTAAACTGCTATTTCCGCCTTTGCTTGGTAACCATTGGCAAAGGAGAATCAGTTTTTGAGCTTGTGCGCGCGACAATATCATAATTAATTCAGGTTTTGATGCATGGTTTCGGTAACCTCTTGGAAGCTATCAAGCTGTTGCTCAGATAGATTGTGGCACATATTCTGGAATATTTTTTTCTCCAATCCTTCCATTTTTTTCAGGATATCTATACCGGAGTCCGTAGTACTAAGTAATTGGCTGCGTTTATCTTTCGGGTTTGGAATCCGCATTATCATCTGCTCTTCAACGAGTGAGTTAATTAGGCGAGTGACTTGTGCTTTGTCTCGGTTAAGAAATTGAGCGATGTCATTAGCAGTGCAGTGCTGTTTTCTATCAATGATCTTGATTACACGGATATGCATTGGTGTGATACCAAGGTTGAGGGTTTCAACTTGCTCATGCATTTTGCGTTTTAACATCAAAACGAGATGGAACAAGCTATCAAATGATCTTGGCTTAGGCATAAAACCTCTCTGAAATATAGTTGACTTTATCAATTAATAGTATATAGTGGACTTTATCAACTATATACTAGGTTGATAAAAAATCCTATATTTATAAGCGGAGTTATTATGGAACGTTTAGTTAAAAAAGGTCATACATATCGCGTTGTCATCGAAGAGATCGGTAATGAGGATTTGAACAGTGCACAGAGTCTAGAATTTGAATTTCAAGACCGTGAAGACTTGTTTAATGCGGTACAAAATATTCGCAAAGGAAGTGGTTTAGAGTCAGATAAAGCGACAAGGGTTGCAGTGGCACTGCGCTTATTGGGCCCGATAATGATGGCTGATCGTAAGCACCCACTATTTATTGATTTTATGCCGCACTTTAAAACCTTTATGCAAAATTTAAAAACAACGGTAAAAAACGCCATCTCTTAAGCTTAGCTAAATTGCCGCCCAAGGATGGCGCTGACTTCTATTCTGCCTTAGCTACAATACTAAGTGGTAGAGACTGAAACATTTCAGGGTTGTGCGCAATGCTTGGACCACTGTTAGGTTGTTGCCAATCTAGAAGCATAATCGCAAGAACATTGCGGTGCTCCCCTAATGAGAAGTTAAAGTCACCTTTGTGCGACGGAACCATAAGTTCGGTCTGGTTTACAGATGCATAAATTCGACTTTCAATTTTTTGAACAATAGGGTCATCGCTAAGCCCTGCAAGCTTAAAGCTCAATCCTATCTCTGCAATTATATCCTCTTTGGCATTTGCCAGAATATCATCAATATTTTTTCTAAAATAGGCGTAAATCCAAGGGTGATCTGATTCTTTGACTGTATGTTGATAGTAACCAGAGTCAGCGATTATCACGTGAGTCATCCCGTACAACTTATTACCAAATTGTTGCTCTGACAGTTTGTAGTCATCGTGATCGGGATAGGTGTCTTTTAAGGTTTGGACAAATAGCTGGGTATAGTCTTTCTCGCCAATCTGCTTTAACCAATATGCCTGATTGGCAAGCTGCGCGGCCCATGCCCTTGTCATCACTTTGTCGGTAAAGAGCGCCTGAAAATCATAGTTGCGTAGCAGGCTTCTAAAGTAGGCATCTTTTTTATGCTTTAAGCCATAGTCATCTAAGCGAGCAATGTGATGGAGCAGATCAAGTGCAATATAAAAGTATTCGGGACGGTTTTTAGTCGCAGCATAGCGCAATTTGCTACGCTCATCGGTTCCTTTTTTATAGCCGGCAAGCCTGTCTTTTACATAGTCGTCCATCTCAGATTTAAAACGTAATTGGTGGGCGAGTTTATCCAGCCGAAGAGACATATCAGCAACATCTAGTCGTATTGGGGTTGTGTATTTAGGGTCAAGGGTTTGTCTATACATCCTTAAACCAAAATGGCTTTGTTTATAGACAGAAAGGGTGAAGAGATTATTTTCGTAATGTTGTTTAATCTTGGAAGAAGTAGAGACAAATGCTTGTTCTGTATTGGAGTGGCTGTGCCAATACGTAAAAACGATGCCGCTTAGAATAACAAGCGCTAATATGGTGAGTTTTAATCTATTACTTGAGGCTTTCATGAATGCATCTTTATTTATAGGTTAGATACAGACTAGCAAATTTATTCAGACTTTTATTAGAGATGTGTGAATATTTTTTGATTGGGGAAAGAGCGGCCATCCGTGGCGAGCAACCCTAGAATACACCTAGACGGCGACGTACAGATAATTCACACAGCTCGATTTCAGCAATAGACTTAGGAATAATCAATACAGTGTCATTCCCGCCAACCGTTCCTAAAATTGTTGGATCTGGATTGAAATCAATAAGGCGAGCTACCAGTTGTGCGCTGCCTGAATGGGTTTTAACAATAACCATGGATTGGTTATGTGTGATGAGTTCAATTTGAGATGCAATAGATGAGTTGAAGTGTACGGCAGTGTTTTCTGGCTGTAGGCAATAGACTTTTTTACCCATAGAGTTTGGTACCTTAACCACACCAAGTTGGCAAAGCAAACGCGAAACAGTTGATTGACTAATACCTTCAAAGCCACGTTGTTCTAAAGTAGCTCTAAGCTCATTTTGATTGTGAAAGCTTTGCTCTTGAAGTAACTGCTTACATACATGAGTCAGTTTCTTTTCTTCATTTCTTGACGTTCTTGCTGCTATCAATGCGTCCATAGTATCACCTTAGTAATTTATTATTGTTGTGGTTATGCATCCCTTTGCATCCTCTCGCGTCAATTAGTCTGACTTTGAGATAAAAATCCATTTTACTAAATTTTAGGTGGGTATTTTACCAATCTATATGCATTAATAACATGAAGACGATCACTTAAATCAAGTAATTATGCGGATATTCAATACTTAAAACATAAGATACAGGAATTATTATTAAACGCATCCCATACGCATATTGTTTTTTATTTAGGTATTTTTACAGGCAGCTTGATGCTATTAGCTGGTTGTTTTATGTTTTTTTAGATCTAAATTGAATAAAATATCGCCAGTAGGATGCTTTTTATAAAGGTTATTGATGACACGATTAATATATTACGAGCATTAGAGTCGAAAATTGGCTTACCACTAACCCCTTAAACCTAAGAACCATAGAATTCATAGATTCGAGGACAGGCACCTTATGATTGATTTCACACAGATATAGATTTGAGGACAGGCACCTTATGATTGGTTTCACACGGATATAGATTTAAGGACAGGCGCCTTATGATTGGTTTCGTACGGATATAGATTTAAGGACAGGCGCCTTATGATTGGTTTCGTACGGATATAGATTCGAGGACAGGCGCCTTATGATTGGTTTCATACGGATATAGATTCGAGGACAGGCACCTTATGCGCGGTTCCACACCGTCATAGGTTTCAAGTAGAAGGGTTACTTAAGTTGCTGCTGAGCAATGATAAAGGGTGGCGACATGGATTCATTGCAAATGAGGGAGGAGCTTAGAATACCAGTAAAGATAAGACAGTTTCTCTACCTTAATTTTACCTGCCGCCATAATTTAGAACTAATAATTTAAGGTTGGGAGCATTAAGTGGGCGACTCACTGGGTTTATTCCAGTAAAGCCGCCCGAATGGATTAGCTACCTAATGTAGCAACCATTACCGCCTTGATTGTGTGCATGCGGTTTTCTGCTTCGTCAAATACGATAGAGTGGTCTGACTCTAAAACTTCATCCGTTACTTCACATCCATCTTTTAGTACTGGGTATTCTGAAGCAAGTTGTTTACCAACTGCGGTATCTTCACCATGGAATGCAGGTAAGCAGTGCATAAACTTAACTTGTGGATTGCCAGTTGCTTTGATCATGTCCATGTTAACTTGGTAAGGAAGCATTAGGTTGATGCGCTCGTCCCAAGCTTCTTTTGCTTCGCCCATAGATACCCATACATCAGTGTATAAGAAATCACAGCCCTGAACGCCTTCAGCTACATCATCAGTCATGGTGATTTTCGCACCAGTGTGCTCAGCAATGGCGCGACATTCAGCTACAAGCTCTTCTTCTGGCCAGAATGCTTTTGGAGCAACTAGGTTGATTTCCATTCCCATTTTAGCCGCGCCAACCATTAGTGAGTTACCCATGTTGTTACGAGCATCACCTAAGTAAGCAAATTTCATTTCACTCAGTTGTTTAGTCGGGCAGTGTTCAATCATAGTTAGGAAGTCAGCTAAGATTTGAGTTGGGTGGAACTCATCGGTTAGGCCATTCCATACCGGTACGCCAGCATAAGCACCAAGTTCTTCAACAATTTCTTGACCATAGCCACGATATTCAATGCCGTCATACATGCGGCCTAGCACACGCGCTGTGTCTTTCATTGATTCTTTGTGTCCAATTTGAGAGCCAGTTGGGCCAAGGTAAGAAACTTGTGCGCCTTGGTCAAAAGCGGCTACTTCAAATGCGCAGCGAGTACGAGTTGAGGTTTTCTCAAAGATAAGAGCAATATTTTTGCCTTTAAGGCGAGGTTGCTCGTAACCATTGTATTTTGCTTTTTTCAATTCCATAGATAGGTCTAAGAAATGTTGAATCTCACGTGGAGTGAAGTCTAGTAGTTTTAAGAAATTACGGTTACGTAGATTAAAAGCCATGGTATTTTCCTTATTAGGGTATATGGCGCTATTCGTGTTTTGAAAAGCGCTTTATTATTATTTTAAAGTTCTATTGTGTTACACGTCACGGGTGATATTGGTTCCAGCGGTACCTTTTAGGATATCAAGGCCGTCTTTTAATGAACCGATACCAACAACTGTGCCGCCATTTTTGATAAATTCACATGAAGCATCGATCTTAGGCCCCATAGAGCCGGCATCAAATTCAATCTTTGATAGCTCACGTGGCGTAGCGTTTTTAATAACATGTTGGGTTGGTTTACCCCAATCAAGAAATACGCCATCGGCATCGGTTAGAATAAGCAGTGCATCGGCATTTAGTTGACGCGCTAGATAGGCCGCAGACATATCTTTATCGATTACCGCTTCAACACCAATAAGCTTGCCGTTTTCACGCTTAACTGGGATACCACCACCACCAGTACAGATCACTAGGTGACCTTCATCGACTAGTTTTTCAATCGCTTCATGCTCAACGATTCCAGTTGGCTCAGGGCTTGGAACAACGCGACGGAAATATTCACCATCAGGCTTTATTGTCCAGTGATACTTCTCTGCCATCTCACGTGCTTCAGTCTCAGCGTACACAGGGCCAATAGGTTTTGTTGGGTCTGCAAATGCTGGGTCTTTAGGGTCAACTGTCATTTGGGTAAGCATGCAGGTGACATTGGTGTTAGGCATTTTGTTTTTGAACTCTTGCATCAGCATATAACCGATCATGCCCTGAGTTTCACTACCAAGTACGTCGAGCGGGTATGGGCTTACCTT
Coding sequences:
- a CDS encoding winged helix-turn-helix domain-containing protein, with protein sequence MMILSRAQAQKLILLCQWLPSKGGNSSLDIFEQLGYVQIDTISVVQRAHHHILWSRNSNYHPSQLDNLLAERKIFEYWSHAASYLPMRDYRYSLPRKLAIKTGELHHWFKKDEQLMARILQRIEDEGPLMAKDFESQQKQKHVWGSKPTKQALECLYMQGDLMIRERKKFHKVYDITNRVLPDNIDTRIPSPKEYAHFLIIRYLKANGLGTLAQITYLLKNTKSEVQSRLNELVQQQKIVIVKVQQSTYFSLPDYINLLQRRLNRKQAKILSPFDNLLIQRKRTQTLFNFDYLLECYVPESKRRFGYFSLPILWDGRLVAQVDCKVDKSSASLIVKNLVVESKLKHNDAFFSALEHELIEFSNFNNCQQHTIRKITTY
- a CDS encoding MarR family winged helix-turn-helix transcriptional regulator, encoding MPKPRSFDSLFHLVLMLKRKMHEQVETLNLGITPMHIRVIKIIDRKQHCTANDIAQFLNRDKAQVTRLINSLVEEQMIMRIPNPKDKRSQLLSTTDSGIDILKKMEGLEKKIFQNMCHNLSEQQLDSFQEVTETMHQNLN
- a CDS encoding DUF3861 domain-containing protein, translated to MERLVKKGHTYRVVIEEIGNEDLNSAQSLEFEFQDREDLFNAVQNIRKGSGLESDKATRVAVALRLLGPIMMADRKHPLFIDFMPHFKTFMQNLKTTVKNAIS
- a CDS encoding DUF3541 domain-containing protein, whose amino-acid sequence is MKASSNRLKLTILALVILSGIVFTYWHSHSNTEQAFVSTSSKIKQHYENNLFTLSVYKQSHFGLRMYRQTLDPKYTTPIRLDVADMSLRLDKLAHQLRFKSEMDDYVKDRLAGYKKGTDERSKLRYAATKNRPEYFYIALDLLHHIARLDDYGLKHKKDAYFRSLLRNYDFQALFTDKVMTRAWAAQLANQAYWLKQIGEKDYTQLFVQTLKDTYPDHDDYKLSEQQFGNKLYGMTHVIIADSGYYQHTVKESDHPWIYAYFRKNIDDILANAKEDIIAEIGLSFKLAGLSDDPIVQKIESRIYASVNQTELMVPSHKGDFNFSLGEHRNVLAIMLLDWQQPNSGPSIAHNPEMFQSLPLSIVAKAE
- a CDS encoding arginine repressor, whose amino-acid sequence is MDALIAARTSRNEEKKLTHVCKQLLQEQSFHNQNELRATLEQRGFEGISQSTVSRLLCQLGVVKVPNSMGKKVYCLQPENTAVHFNSSIASQIELITHNQSMVIVKTHSGSAQLVARLIDFNPDPTILGTVGGNDTVLIIPKSIAEIELCELSVRRRLGVF
- a CDS encoding ornithine carbamoyltransferase — its product is MAFNLRNRNFLKLLDFTPREIQHFLDLSMELKKAKYNGYEQPRLKGKNIALIFEKTSTRTRCAFEVAAFDQGAQVSYLGPTGSQIGHKESMKDTARVLGRMYDGIEYRGYGQEIVEELGAYAGVPVWNGLTDEFHPTQILADFLTMIEHCPTKQLSEMKFAYLGDARNNMGNSLMVGAAKMGMEINLVAPKAFWPEEELVAECRAIAEHTGAKITMTDDVAEGVQGCDFLYTDVWVSMGEAKEAWDERINLMLPYQVNMDMIKATGNPQVKFMHCLPAFHGEDTAVGKQLASEYPVLKDGCEVTDEVLESDHSIVFDEAENRMHTIKAVMVATLGS
- the arcC gene encoding carbamate kinase, which encodes MAKQTVVVALGGNALLRRGEPLEADVQRKNIQIAVETISQIAQEYNVVLVHGNGPQVGLLALQGLEYKKVSPYPLDVLGSETQGMIGYMLMQEFKNKMPNTNVTCMLTQMTVDPKDPAFADPTKPIGPVYAETEAREMAEKYHWTIKPDGEYFRRVVPSPEPTGIVEHEAIEKLVDEGHLVICTGGGGIPVKRENGKLIGVEAVIDKDMSAAYLARQLNADALLILTDADGVFLDWGKPTQHVIKNATPRELSKIEFDAGSMGPKIDASCEFIKNGGTVVGIGSLKDGLDILKGTAGTNITRDV